One Rosa chinensis cultivar Old Blush chromosome 5, RchiOBHm-V2, whole genome shotgun sequence genomic region harbors:
- the LOC112166829 gene encoding probable protein phosphatase 2C 24, with translation MAEICYGVLGENEASSACETSARAARRRRMEIRRFKFVSGVAAPAESTVNAEKRKRLECCTVSRGMEKCGDEEKGNLVKIESQEGVSSLTISSKCPPTSAPVLNPDAKFGMVSVCGRRRDMEDAVSIHPSFCRGDQETANNLHYYAVYDGHGCSHVATRCRERFHEVVKEEIENKALHEWQSALERSFTRMDMEVTAWTQGTVAGANCRCELQMPECEAVGSTAVVAIVTPDKIIVANCGDSRAVLCRGGKAVPLSSDHKPDRPDELNRIEEAGGRVIYWDGPRVLGVLAMSRAIGDNYLKPYVSCEPEVTITDRTAEDDCLILGSDGLWDVVSNDTACGVALMCLKGKAHAPAMESEGSEVENSDRACSDASTLLTKLALARHSADNVSVVVVNLKSNT, from the exons ATGGCGGAGATTTGTTACGGGGTTTTGGGCGAGAACGAGGCGTCGAGCGCGTGCGAGACGAGCGCACGGGCCGCGAGGCGGAGGAGGATGGAGATCCGGCGGTTTAAGTTCGTCTCCGGCGTGGCGGCCCCGGCCGAGTCGACGGTTAATGCCGAGAAGCGAAAGAGACTAGAGTGTTGTACTGTTTCTCGGGGCATGGAGAAGTGCGGTGACGAAGAGAAGGGTAATCTGGTCAAAATTGAAAGCCAGGAGGGGGTTTCGAGTCTAACGATTTCCTCCAAGTGTCCGCCCACGTCAGCACCTGTACTGAATCCTGACGCCAAGTTCGGAATGGTTTCCGTTTGTGGAAGACGACGAGATATGGAAGACGCCGTCTCTATCCACCCCTCCTTTTGCCGCGGTGACCAAGAAACTGCCAACAATCTTCACTACTACGCCGTGTACGACGGTCACGGCTGCTCTCAT GTGGCGACGAGGTGTAGGGAGCGGTTCCATGAGGTGGTGAAGGAGGAGATAGAAAACAAGGCTCTTCATGAGTGGCAGAGCGCGTTGGAGAGGAGCTTCACGCGCATGGACATGGAGGTGACTGCGTGGACCCAAGGCACTGTCGCCGGAGCCAACTGTCGGTGCGAGCTTCAAATGCCGGAGTGCGAGGCCGTCGGATCTACCGCCGTTGTCGCTATTGTCACGCCCGATAAGATTATCGTTGCTAACTGTGGTGATTCCAGAGCCGTCCTTTGCCGTGGCGGCAAGGCGGTACCTCTTTCCTCCGATCACAAG CCGGATCGTCCAGACGAGCTGAACCGGATCGAGGAGGCGGGTGGCCGGGTTATATATTGGGACGGTCCACGGGTTCTGGGAGTTCTGGCTATGTCAAGAGCCATAG GTGACAACTATTTGAAACCGTACGTGAGCTGCGAGCCGGAGGTGACGATAACGGATCGGACGGCGGAGGACGACTGTCTGATTCTGGGGAGCGACGGCCTGTGGGACGTGGTGTCGAACGACACGGCGTGTGGGGTGGCGCTAATGTGCCTGAAAGGGAAAGCGCACGCGCCTGCGATGGAGAGTGAGGGATCGGAGGTGGAGAACTCCGACAGGGCGTGTTCCGACGCGTCGACGCTGCTGACGAAGCTTGCGTTGGCGAGGCACAGCGCTGACAACGTTAGCGTGGTTGTGGTCAATCTTAAGAGCAACACGTAG
- the LOC112201412 gene encoding methylsterol monooxygenase 2-2, protein MASIVESGWRYLITNFNDFQLACLGSFFLHESVFFLSGLPFIYLERAGWLSKYKIQAKINSPAAQEKCITRLVLYHFCVNLPVMIASYPVFKFMGMRSSLPLPSWKVVSTQIIFYFILEDFIFYWGHRVLHTKWLYKHVHSVHHEYATPFGLTSEYAHPAEILFLGFATIVGPAITGPHLITLWLWMVLRVLETVEAHCGYHFPWSLSNFLPLYGGADFHDYHHRLLYTKSGNYSSTFVYMDRIFGTDTGYRKLKALEKAGVEDDGEGTCYGKGTCNGKEM, encoded by the exons ATGGCTTCCATTGTTGAATCTGGCTGGCGG TATCTCATCACAAATTTCAACGACTTTCAACTGGCATGTCTAGGAAGTTTCTTTCTCCATGAGAGTGTTTTCTTCTTGTCCGGACTTCCTTTTATATATCTTGAGAGGGCAGGATGGTTAAGCAAGTACAAGATTCAG GCAAAAATTAACAGCCCAGCAGCTCAGGAGAAATGTATCACTCGCCTGGTGCTATATCATTTTTGTGTCAATCTGCCAGTTATGATTGCTTCCTATCCTGTCTTCAAATTCATGGGGATGCGAAGTAGTCTTCCATTGCCGTCCTG GAAAGTGGTTTCAACACAGATAATTTTCTACTTCATCCTAGAGGATTTCATATTCTATTGGGGACATAGGGTTCTGCATACAAAATGGTTGTACAAGCATGTGCACAGCGTTCATCACGA ATATGCTACACCTTTTGGACTGACTTCGGAATATGCTCACCCAGCTGAGATATTATTCCTTGGCTTTGCTACAATTGTCGGTCCTGCCATAACTGGGCCTCATCTGATCACCCTGTGGTTATGGATGGTACTCAGAGTACTGGAGACAGTTGAGGCACATTGTGGTTACCATTTCCCATGGAGCCTCTCCAACTTCTTACCTTTATATGGAGG TGCTGATTTTCATGATTATCATCACCGTTTGCTTTATACCAAGTCTGGCAACTATTCATCAACTTTTGTTTACATGGACAG GATATTTGGAACTGACACCGGTTACAGAAAGTTGAAAGCACTGGAGAAAGCTGGAGTTGAAGATGATGGCGAGGGTACGTGCTATGGCAAGGGTACATGCAACGGCAAGGAGATGTGA